ACGATGGCGTTGCGCAGGTTGTTACCAATGTCGCCGGCCAGGCTTGTGGCGATCTCGCCGAGGCTTTCCTCCGCCTTTTTGACGGCATCCTGCCAATCGAGGGCGTTTTGAAGCAGCTGCTTCGTCTTATCGTCTACCTGATCGGTGTTGATCAGTGTTTCGCCAGCTCTTTATTCAGGTTGCCGGCCTCGTCCACAAGCCCCGGGAAAACCTTCATCAGATCATCCGTGACCTTGTTTTTTTTCTTGCTGAATATGCCCGCAAGCAGTCCGCCGATCGTCCCCACCACGGCGCCGATGGCCGTTCCTATGCCCGGAATGATCGAGCCCACGGCCGCGCCGGCCAGTGCCCCCGTGGCCGCCCCTTTGACTACGTTGTTGCCGTCGACTACGTTGCGCAGGTCGACGTTGGCCTGCCCTTATGCAGCTTGCCGATGGCATCGGAGTAACCATCCATTGCCTTATTCAGCGCTTTGAAGCTGTCTTTGATCTCACGGCGTAGTTGCGCACAAAGGCGCCCGACTTGCTTTGCAGGCGCAATTGCTCATTCAGCGACAGGGCATATTCATGGGCAAAGGCGATGGCGTTTTTGTAGAACTCTTTTTCCACGGCGCGGCGTTTTTCGGCCGCCGCGGTGATCATATTGATCAGCGTGGCTGTGCCCGAGATGGCCGTGCTGATGGCGCCCACCTTGCCCCGTGTCGTATCCATGTCGCGGGAAAGCATCTCACTGGCGGCGGCGAGGCTCGAACCGATTGCCGCGAAGGCCTGACCCACGCTGCCGCTCAGTCCGCCCAGCGCCGCGGCCATCTGCCCGAAGGCGCCGAGCACCTCGGACAGCTTTTGCGTCGGGATACGTCCGAGTTCCTTATTCAGGGCTTCGAGTTCCTCGCGGGCAAGGGCGATTTCCTTAGCCAGCTTGTCCGTCGGGGCGAGCTTGTAT
The sequence above is drawn from the Tannerella serpentiformis genome and encodes:
- a CDS encoding glycine zipper domain-containing protein yields the protein MRNVVDGNNVVKGAATGALAGAAVGSIIPGIGTAIGAVVGTIGGLLAGIFSKKKNKVTDDLMKVFPGLVDEAGNLNKELAKH